GTATGTTTCGCATGATCAATCCCATCCGCGATTTGGTTCGCGGCAGTCGTCTGTATTGGTTGGGAGTCAAGTGGCTAAGCCAACATCCGATTTGGTTCCTTCTTTTGTTCATCCCAACTCTGGTAGGATTGGGACTGATGGCAGCTGCGCTGCTGCTTTTTTGGGAATACCAGGCGGATATTATGCGAACCCTGCTCTTCGAACCGGGTGAGGGGTGGCTCTGGGTCCTTCTTTATTACATAAGCAAGGGCCTGCTCTATCTGGCAGCTTTGGGACTGTCTCTTCTCTTTGGTCTTTTGACCACCAACGTTCTGGCGGCGCCGCTCTATGAGTTGCTGTCCTGTGCGGTGGAGAAGGAGAAGCGGGGGCGGGTGACGGAAATCTCGCTGTGGCAGTCGCTCAAGAATATTCCGGAGGAACTCAAGAAGGTCCTGCTCATTATGGTACTGTCTCTTCTGGTCTTTCTGGTACCGGGGCTGAATCTTCTGGGCATATTTGTGGCAGCTAGTCTGGTAGGGTGGGATTACTATGATTATCCCATGGCCAGGCGAGGCTGGAGTCTGAAACAAAGGTTAAGGGAAGCGAGACAGGATTATTTTGCCATTTTAGGCTTTGGCCTGTGGCTGGTGATACCCTTCGTTCATTTTATTTTGATGCCCATGGCCGTAGCAGGGGGAACCCTGATGGCTCTGGAGCGGATCGACACTATCGAGAGGAGATAACATGGGTTTAGAAAATTCCGCCGAACGCACAAAGGCCATTGACGCAGCGCTGAGCTCGATTGAGAAGCAATTCGGCAAAGGTGCCATCATGCGTTTGGGTCAGGCGGAGCAGGATGCCAGTCGGATCGAATCTATTTCGACCGGTTCCTTGTCACTGGATGCAGCTCTCGGAGTGGGTGGTTTGCCCAAGGGACGTGTGATCGAGATCTTTGGACCAGAATCCAGCGGGAAAACAACGCTGACTCTGCATATTGCGGCTGAAGTGCAAAAAGCCGGCGGTGTGGCAGCTTTTGTGGATGCTGAGCATGCTCTTGATACCTCCTACGCGAAAAAGATCGGCGTGAACCTGGATGAACTTCTGGTTTCACAGCCTGATACCGGCGAACAGGCTCTGGAAATCGTCGATATGCTGGTGCGCAGTGAAGCGGTGAGCCTTGTGATCATCGACTCTGTGGCGGCTCTGACCCCGAAAGCGGAAATCGAAGGCGAGATGGGTGACATGCATGTGGGTCTTCAGGCCCGCCTGATGTCCCAGGCTCTTCGGAAACTGACCGGCTCCGTGTCCCGTACGAACTGTACGGTCATCTTCATCAACCAGATCCGTATGAAGATCGGTGTGATGTTTGGAAGTCCGGAAACCACCACCGGTGGTAACGCGCTCAAGTTCTATTCTTCGGTTCGTCTTGATATCCGCCGCTTGGCGTCCATCAAGCAGGGCGAGGATGTGATCGGGAACCGCGTGCGTGTGAAAGTCGTGAAGAACAAGGTTGCCGCGCCTTTCAAAGAAGCGGAGTTCGATGTGCTCTTCGGTACGGGTATTTCCCATATCGGTGATCTGATCGATCTGGCTTCCAACCATGAAATCATTACCAAGACCGGCGCCTGGTTCTCTTACAAGGATCAGCGTTTGGGTCAGGGCCGTGAGAAAGCGAAGGAATTCCTGGAAGGCAATCCCGAGCTGAAAGCCCAGATCGAATACGAAGTGAAGAAGAAGCTCAATTTCCCCAATCTGCAGGAACCGAAAAAAGAGTCGGACGTGGCCAAGGCTGAAGCCAAAGGCGCCCGTAAGGGAAAAGCCGATGATGCTGAGCCGAAGGCCAAGGCTGCCGGCGCCAAGGATTGAGTTTGAGCTTACTGTGCTTTCGAGCGGCTCCTCGTTAAGAGGGGTCGCTCTTATCGTTTTCAGCGGAGTCAGTCCGGTTTATTATTGTTGGTATACGCCCGTCCAGGCGACAGCTCGCTGCTCGATTCCAGAATCATTTTGCCAAAGGCGAAACTTTCCTGCGCCTGCAGATCAGCAAAGCTGCGCGGAACAAAGTGAACGCGCACTTCATAATCGCCGGGCGGCAGCGCCGTACCCCGCGTTACCACGACTTTTTTCGCACCGATGGGAATGGCCGCACGGATATTCACACCGGGACCTAAAAGTTCAGCATAATGAATCGGGCGCATCTGACCGCAGACTTCATCGAGGCTCACGGTCAGAAGACTGTCCTTGCTCATTTTGAAGGGAAAGTGAAAGCTCTGCGCCTTCAAAAAGAGGCGCAGGTTCGGCAAAGTTGGATCCGGCAACGTGTTCCCGCCTTCAGCCGGCAGACAGCTTTCCGGTGCCGCGAGTGAGAAGGGATTATTATCGACGACGAAACTCGCGCTTCCACCATAGGCATAGCGTTTGTCCTGCATCGGAGCCGCGGGCGTTGTACCGGAACCCGGACCGCTATTGTCATCATCAGGCGGCAAGCTCGAGATAGTGGTATTGAAGTGATAGCGCATGCCGTTGACAAAGATATCAAGCGAGACGTCCACCAGGATATCCTGGGGGATTTTAATCGCCCACTGCCAGCCGCTCGTCGTATCCAAGGCCAGGGGTGCGGCATCGAAGGGAACATCATTCTGCGTGAAGACCCAATTCTCCAGAGTTGGAGACGAATTCACAAACACGGGCTGACTATTCTCTTCCAGGCGACACCAGACTTCGCCGTTGTCAGGCATGACTTCATAGCGGCAGGCCAGGTAAGCGCCACCAATCGGAACGGGCTCAAGCGCAGCCTGAGCTGCTTCAGCATCCTCGCTGTCATCATCGGCAGCGGGTTTCACGTCCTTGGCCTGAGCCGATTTGTTTCGGCTGTCAAACTTCGGACCTTCCTTGCAACTGAACCAACATAAGGAAATGAAGCATAGCCCCAAGAAATTCATGGTGGTGCGCATAATTATTTCCCCTGCGGTGGACCTTACCCTTTATCGGTTCGCTTTCGGGAAAACCTGAAAATAATTAAATAGTGCAATTATTCCCGACAAAAGCTGCGTATTTTGCATCCTTACCGGGTCCTTTCAGACGCTCTTGATCCAAAAGCCCGGACAGGAGAGACTTTCGACACGTAAGAATTTGGAAGAAGGACAGGACATGGCTCAGACTCTTTGCTATCTGCCAGGGGAAAAAATCAAAGACCCGACGCTCTGGACGAGCTTGCGCGGCTGGCAGAAAACCCAGAATCTCAGCGCCGAGAAAATCCGCTGGACCCCCGATTTCCTCAAGTCTGACGGCATCGACCGGGACGAGCTGGCAGGAGCGCTGGCGCTTCTTCGCGGCGGGCAGATTCAAAAGGTGGTGTATTTCGAGCCACGTCCTCGTGCTGCCAAGGATCTGGACTGGCTCGCGTTCGCCTGCAGCTGCATTCAGCTCGGCATCGCGGTCGAGGATGCGGAAGGCCAGCCACTTTTGACGGAAGAGAAGGCCAGTGTGCTGCAGGACCTTTTCATGAAGGCCTCGAAAAAACCCGCTGCCCCTGCACGGCGCAGTAGTCGAGTTTGATGAATCCTTCAGACCGTATGCTGCGGCATTCGGTCACCTCAGCATGAAACCACCTGTCGCGTAAATCCCTCATTACGAGTATTGAGCAAAACCAACCTGGCGGCTTGTAACCATTGGTACGCGTAAAACAATTCAGTCAAATTTCGTAAGTCAAAAACTTTAGTTTTCCGAAATTGTCTTGGCCAGCCGACCAATTATTCTTGTAAACATCAATAACCCTAAAAAACAAAAGGGAAAAAGAAGATGCTTGCACGAATCACTTCAACGGCTTTCGCTGGACTTGTCCTCACGGCTTCCGTCGCAAAGGCTGACTTTTTGCCAGAGAACGATCTCTGGAAAGAAGACGGTCTTCTTCGCGCCTCTGGAATTACCCAGGACGAATTCAACAGGGTCATCGACGAAGCAGAAGCCACCTATGCACAGGTGTTCCAAGGCTTCGGCGCCAAATTGAAAGTCAACCGTCTGTGGAGTGACTCCACAGTGAACGCCAGTGCGGTTCAAACCGGCACCACCTGGCAGGTGAACATGTACGGCGGCCTCGCTCGTCGCCCTGAAGTGACTCGTGATGGTTTTGCTCTGGTTCTGTGCCATGAAATCGGCCATCACCTGGGCGGATATCCTTTCAGCTCGTCGTGGGCTGCCAATGAAGGCCAGTCGGATTATTTCGCGACTCTCGCCTGCGGTCGTCTCCTCTGGGGCGGTCAGGATGAAGAAAACGCACGCTTCGCCGCCGATCTCGATGCGATTCCCAAGGCGCAGTGTGACAAAGTCTGGAGCACAAGCTCCGATCGTAACCTCTGCTATCGTATGATGGCGGGTGGAAAGTCGCTGGCTGACCTTCTGTCGGCTTTGGGCGGTACCAAGGCTTCGTGGTCGACTCCTGACAAGTCGGCTGTCAGTCGCACCAACAACGCTCACCCTGCTGGCCAGTGCCGTCTGGATACCTATGCGGCTGGTGCGCTTTGCGGCAAGGATTGGGATGCGAAAGTGATTCCTGCGAAGGATCTTGGCAGCAAGCGCAACACCAAGGATGGCGAGATGGATGCTGTGCAGTATACCTGCAACCAGTCCGAAGGCTTGGCCCTCGGCACCCGTCCTACCTGCTGGTTCAAGCCTTATCTGACTGCTGCCAGTACCTTTGAATAAGGGGCTGCTTTAATCGACCCGTCTTTCATGACGGCTGAATAACTCATCAAGGTCGACCGCTCGCGGTCGGCCTTTCGGCATTTTGCGCAAGGGGCGGGAAGATGCGTGTTCCCCCGGTTAAACGCTCAAAGCGAACAGGCTTCTTCCCGGTCTCCATACTCCATGAATACGTATACCAGGCCGCCAGCTCCACCGGCATTTCCGCCTTCAATGCTTCCGCACAGCTAAAAACTTTTTTTCGGCCCTGCTCGCGCAGCTCCAAAGTCAGTTCAATCAGATGCAGGCTCGCATGGGTATCCTTGCTGCCGAGATAAAGGCAGGCGCGCATGGTGCCTTCGGTCTGGCGTTCTGCATTCTGACAGCGAAGCAGCGCATCCTGCTCACGCTGGGGAAAGTGCCGCCGCAGTTCCGTCCAGCGGGAATCGGTGGTATTCGCAACCAAATGAGCAAAACGGATCGAAGCCAGGGCCTCATCCGGTTTTTCGCAGTAGGTTCGCCAGTGCGCGGAGCCCTGCAGAGCCTGATTGATCATGGAACGCTGCGCGTCCAGGTCCGACGAATCGAGCGTCGGACGTTCCACCGGACCTATGACCGGAATGTCTTCATCATTCCTGAGGGTAAAAAGAATGGACACCACGCTCAGGACGAAAAGCCCGGCCGGCAACCAGAT
This region of Oligoflexus sp. genomic DNA includes:
- the recA gene encoding recombinase RecA; protein product: MGLENSAERTKAIDAALSSIEKQFGKGAIMRLGQAEQDASRIESISTGSLSLDAALGVGGLPKGRVIEIFGPESSGKTTLTLHIAAEVQKAGGVAAFVDAEHALDTSYAKKIGVNLDELLVSQPDTGEQALEIVDMLVRSEAVSLVIIDSVAALTPKAEIEGEMGDMHVGLQARLMSQALRKLTGSVSRTNCTVIFINQIRMKIGVMFGSPETTTGGNALKFYSSVRLDIRRLASIKQGEDVIGNRVRVKVVKNKVAAPFKEAEFDVLFGTGISHIGDLIDLASNHEIITKTGAWFSYKDQRLGQGREKAKEFLEGNPELKAQIEYEVKKKLNFPNLQEPKKESDVAKAEAKGARKGKADDAEPKAKAAGAKD
- a CDS encoding EI24 domain-containing protein, coding for MINPIRDLVRGSRLYWLGVKWLSQHPIWFLLLFIPTLVGLGLMAAALLLFWEYQADIMRTLLFEPGEGWLWVLLYYISKGLLYLAALGLSLLFGLLTTNVLAAPLYELLSCAVEKEKRGRVTEISLWQSLKNIPEELKKVLLIMVLSLLVFLVPGLNLLGIFVAASLVGWDYYDYPMARRGWSLKQRLREARQDYFAILGFGLWLVIPFVHFILMPMAVAGGTLMALERIDTIERR